In Lemur catta isolate mLemCat1 chromosome 1, mLemCat1.pri, whole genome shotgun sequence, one DNA window encodes the following:
- the LOC123642445 gene encoding olfactory receptor 183-like, producing the protein MEKENETLLTEFVLTGLTQQPEWKILLFLVFLVIYLITVVGNLGLITLIWNDPHLHIPMYLFLRYLAFVDTWLSSTVTPNMLVNFLSKSQMMSLSECMVQFFSFAISLTTESFLLTSMAYDRYVAICKPLLYPVIMTNELCIRLLVLSFLGGFLHAIIHEGFLFRLTFCNSNIIHHFFCDIIPLLKISCTDTSINYLLVYIFAGSLQAFTILTILVSYTSVLFTILKKKSVKGIRKAFSTCGAHLLSVSLYYGPLLFMYVLPASPQANDPDMTDSLFYTVIIPFLNPIIYSLRNKQVIDSLKKTLKGKA; encoded by the coding sequence atggaaaaggaaaatgaaacattgCTGACAGAGTTTGTTCTCACAGGACTTACTCAACAACCAGAGTGGAAAATCCTTCTGTTCCTGGTATTCTTGGTGATATATCTCATCACAGTTGTGGGGAACCTTGGTCTGATTACTCTCATCTGGAATGACCCTCACCTGCACATCCCCATGTACTTATTCCTTAGATATTTAGCCTTTGTGGATACTTGGTTATCTTCCACAGTGACTCCCAACATGTTGGTGAACTTCTTATCCAAGAGTCAGATGATGTCTCTCTCTGAGTGCATggtacaatttttttcctttgcaatcaGTTTAACCACGGAAAGTTTTCTCTTGACATCAATGGCGTATGATCGCTATGTAGCCATATGCAAACCGTTACTCTATCCAGTGATTATGACCAATGAACTATGCATCCGGCTATTAGTCTTGTCATTCCTAGGTGGCTTTCTTCATGCCATAATTCATGAAGGCTTTTTATTTAGGTTAACCTTCTGTAATTCTAACATAATACATCACTTTTTCTGTGACATTATCCCATTGTTAAAGATTTCCTGTACTGACACTTCTATTAATTATCTCCTGGTTTATATTTTTGCAGGTTCACTTCAAGCATTCACCATTCTGACTATTCTTGTCTCTTATACATCTGTTCTCtttacaatcttaaaaaagaagtcaGTCAAAGGCATAAGGaaagccttctccacctgtggAGCTCACCTCTTATCTGTGTCTTTGTACTATGGCCCTCTTCTCTTCATGTATGTGCTCCCTGCATCTCCACAAGCTAATGATCCAGACATGACAGACTCTCTATTTTACACTGTTATAATTCCTTTCTTAAATCCAATTATCTATAGCCTGAGAAATAAGCAAGTCATAGACTcattgaaaaaaacattaaagggCAAAGCTTAG
- the LOC123642450 gene encoding olfactory receptor 5H8-like produces MEKENATFLTEFVLTGLTQQPEWKITLFLAFLVIYLITIVGNLGLIALICNDPHLHIPMYLFLRYLAFVDTWLSSTVTPNMLVNFLSKSQMMSLSECMVQFFSLAISLTTESFLLASMAYDRYVAICKPLLYPVIMTNELCIRLLVLSFLGGFLHAIIHEGFLFRLTFCNSNIIHHFYCDIMPLLKISCTDTSINYLLVYIFAGSLQAFTILTILVSYTSVLFTILKKKSVKGIRKAFSTCGAHLLSVSLYYGPLLFMYVLPASPQANDRDVIDSLFYTVIIPFLNPIIYSLRNKQVIDSLKKILKGKV; encoded by the coding sequence atggaaaaggaaaatgcaacATTTCTTACAGAGTTTGTTCTCACAGGACTTACTCAACAACCAGAATGGAAAATCACCCTCTTCCTGGCATTCTTGGTGATATATCTCATCACCATTGTGGGGAACCTTGGTCTGATTGCTCTCATCTGTAATGACCCTCACCTGCACATCCCCATGTACTTATTCCTTAGATATTTAGCCTTTGTGGATACTTGGTTATCTTCCACAGTGACCCCCAACATGCTGGTGAACTTCTTATCCAAGAGTCAGATGATGTCTCTCTCTGAATGCATGgtacaatttttttcccttgcaatCAGTTTAACCACAGAAAGTTTTCTCTTGGCATCAATGGCGTATGATCGCTACGTAGCCATATGCAAACCGTTACTCTATCCAGTGATTATGACCAATGAACTATGCATCCGGCTATTAGTCTTGTCATTCCTAGGTGGCTTTCTTCATGCCATAATTCATGAAGGCTTTTTATTTAGGTTAACCTTCTGTAATTCCAACATAATACATCACTTTTACTGTGACATTATGCCATTGTTAAAGATTTCCTGTACTGACACTTCTATTAATTATCTCCTGGTTTATATTTTTGCAGGTTCACTTCAAGCATTCACCATTCTGACTATTCTTGTCTCTTATACATCTGTTCTCtttacaatcttaaaaaagaagtcaGTCAAAGGCATAAGGaaagccttctccacctgtggAGCTCACCTCTTATCTGTGTCTTTGTACTATGGCCCTCTTCTCTTCATGTATGTTCTCCCTGCATCTCCACAAGCTAATGATCGAGACGTAATAGACTCTCTATTTTACACTGTTATAATTCCTTTCTTAAATCCAATTATCTATAGCCTGAGAAACAAGCAAGTGATAGactcattgaaaaaaatattaaagggaaaagTTTAG